A window of Cryptosporidium parvum Iowa II chromosome 1, whole genome shotgun sequence contains these coding sequences:
- a CDS encoding domain KOG1015, transcription regulator XNP/ATRX, DEAD-box superfamily, signal peptide — MISGKLQIFILGFFLIFLGVHSESSLLPEGTVSLSKYDLSEQSKDNSAESSSSPLFPERTMIDGSLNDAPIEKTSDSSILESSKSASSRNVPSFVDASKSDQSVLEEKSGLFTENLDEKQDRSASPTFPALSEYSISKASEGSISPLVEKSKSSTDYEKLLDEHEEKFQSEYSPKNQEESIMLLEDPNYTVEDALALLRKQRKIHESAKGKNRKSSESFAGEYESERIESPTLKYDETSRSGEKEQSISSIQEDQQYDELTFVPKELSLPRENERERSTTIPITSNFESSKKDATVEESRSSLDKSLKEPEPLTEEESEGIILEKSEEVEDSDLYKPPFSEKSRSSKSVEDEMSNLSENTVSEKEKTAVVPSENTISAGNQVSQEEQSSDEEVKGQVEPQIVTIPSSVSSIDNDAVKESQHSENNEASTSPKLESPIIGTESESENENENETDDPQQTLNEAERSSDPSDSGSEIAPEQEEENSFNRSLLEEKEPSVGADEFSHEEFMERTQNSPQSDNSPLLHAETFRNEDSANQLRGILLPLVDMFQVSIGCAAPCPYQRYFIQTDRVLKRIAKVEAKTIEMLNIMKKAREVTIKEVSDIFKFHNTAAKRRALLFVQKYVKSIKLLHFKVDSAKKIVFLALKTRIILQLLPSKYSRDYSSEELERISSQIDLAVNEYNSLRNALGSKTIKYGLLKYLSLNDYDPKIKSIRSILESELSGYLSKLPTFQKFVSRHRKLAFTLHEMMNKAGYPVKKRFFMVDRKGLSKEHLKLYKKKVNEDSKQAKNRLGKEYQKFKSSQENKWKNFAKKVNSS, encoded by the coding sequence ATGATCTCGGGAAAgcttcaaatatttattttgggGTTTTTCCTCATTTTCTTGGGTGTTCATTCAGAAAGTTCATTATTGCCTGAAGGTACGGTATCATTAAGCAAATATGATTTGAGTGAACAATCCAAGGATAATAGTGCGGAATCTAGTAGTTCTCCTTTATTTCCTGAACGAACTATGATCGATGGTTCTTTGAATGATGCACCTATTGAAAAGACATCTGATTCTTCAATATTGGAGTCATCCAAAAGTGCAAGTTCTAGAAATGTACCTTCTTTCGTTGATGCCTCAAAAAGTGATCAATCTGTCTTGGAGGAGAAATCTGGTCTTTTTACTGAGAATTTGGATGAAAAGCAGGACAGAAGCGCAAGCCCTACTTTCCCAGCACTTTCTGAGTATTCAATTTCCAAAGCATCAGAGGGTTCAATCTCACCATTAGTTGAGAAATCAAAATCTAGTACTGATTACGAGAAATTATTGGATGAACATGAAGAAAAATTCCAGTCAGAGTACAGTCCAAAGAACCAGGAAGAGTCAATAATGCTTTTGGAAGATCCGAATTACACAGTAGAAGATGCGTTAGCTCTTTTGAGAAAGCAAAGAAAGATACATGAAAGTGCTAAAGGAAAAAACAGAAAATCTTCTGAGAGCTTTGCCGGTGAATATGAATCAGAAAGAATTGAATCTCCTACATTGAAATACGATGAAACTTCTAGAAGTGGAGAAAAAGAACAGTCAATATCTTCTATCCAGGAAGACCAACAATATGATGAGTTGACATTCGTCCCAAAAGAGTTAAGTCTGCCAAGAGAAAATGAGAGAGAAAGATCAACCACTATACCAATTAcatcaaattttgaatccTCAAAGAAAGACGCTACTGTAGAGGAATCTAGAAGTAGCTTGGATAAATCTCTCAAAGAACCAGAACCCCTCACTGAGGAAGAATCAGAAGGAattattttggaaaaatCCGAGGAAGTTGAAGATTCAGACCTATATAAACCTCCATTTTCAGAGAAATCGAGATCTAGCAAGTCTGTTGAAGATGAAATGAGTAATCTTTCGGAGAACACTGTATctgagaaagaaaaaactgCCGTAGTTCCATCTGAAAATACAATTTCTGCAGGTAATCAGGTTAGTCAAGAAGAGCAGTCATCTGATGAAGAAGTGAAAGGTCAAGTTGAACCTCAGATTGTTACCATTCCTTCATCTGTTAGCAGTATTGACAATGATGCAGTAAAAGAATCCCAACattctgaaaataatgaagcTTCAACATCTCCTAAGTTAGAAAGTCCTATTATTGGTACCGAATCTGAAtcagaaaatgaaaatgaaaatgaaactGATGACCCACAACAAACTTTAAATGAAGCTGAAAGAAGTTCTGATCCAAGCGACTCAGGTTCTGAAATTGCCCCTGAgcaagaagaagaaaactCATTTAATAGATCTCTTCTTGAAGAAAAGGAACCATCTGTAGGAGCTGATGAGTTTTCTCATGAAGAATTTATGGAAAGAACACAAAACAGTCCGCAATCAGACAACTCTCCATTATTACACGCCGAGACATTTAGAAATGAAGATTCTGCTAATCAACTTAGAGGTATACTTCTTCCTCTTGTTGATATGTTCCAAGTCTCTATTGGATGTGCTGCCCCATGTCCATATCAAAGATACTTCATCCAAACAGATAGAGTACTCAAGCGTATCGCCAAGGTCGAAGCTAAAACTATTGAAATGTTAAATATTATGAAGAAAGCAAGAGAAGTTACAATAAAGGAAGTTTCTGACATATTTAAATTCCACAATACAGCTGCCAAGAGAAGAGCTCTTTTGTTCGTTCAAAAATACGTTAAGTCTATTAAGCTTTTGCACTTCAAGGTTGATTCAGCAAAGAAGATTGTATTCCTTGCATTAAAGACTAGAATTATTTTGCAACTTCTTCCAAGCAAATATAGTAGAGATTACAGCAGTGAGGAGCTTGAGAGAATTAGCTCCCAAATTGATCTTGCAGTTAATGAATACAATAGCCTTAGGAATGCTCTTGGAAGCAAAACTATCAAATATGGTCTTCTTAAATACCTCTCTTTGAATGATTATGATCCAAAGATTAAATCTATTAGAAGTATTTTAGAAAGTGAACTATCAGGTTATCTTTCAAAGTTACCTACATTCCAAAAGTTTGTATCCAGACACAGGAAGCTCGCATTTACATTACATGAGATGATGAATAAGGCAGGATACCCCGTAAAAAAGAGGTTCTTTATGGTAGACAGAAAAGGTCTTTCAAAGGAACatctaaaattatataagaAGAAGGTTAACGAGGATAGCAAACAAGCAAAAAACAGACTAGGAAAGGAATAccaaaaattcaaaagttctcaagaaaataaatggaAGAATTTTGCTAAAAAAGTCAATTCAAGTTAA
- a CDS encoding hypothetical protein (apicomplexan-specific protein with a paralog in cryptosporidium), with translation MFSCFRSCSESPFCLLFGFKEEKSNNYGTDRSQRALSSKMSEASDVKEKKKKQKQLFNRRTADEILTICRSWENYIHPRAKDFWKSSEQVYEILSNIASNIDRSDDPITSGEEQCVRWHGELEAEDGAPVIRILKPGETDECQTYVNRILAFLYADDESFLELQKKPPVAFKNVCEDPICINLTHISLEE, from the coding sequence ATGTTTTCGTGCTTTAGGTCATGCAGTGAATCACCATTCTGTCTTCTTTTTGGGTTTAAGGAGGAGAAATCAAACAACTATGGGACAGATAGATCACAGAGAGCACTGAGCTCTAAGATGTCAGAAGCCTCCGATGTgaaggaaaagaaaaagaaacaaaaacaaCTGTTCAATAGGAGAACAGCTGATGAAATTCTCACTATTTGCAGATCTTGGGAAAACTACATACATCCTAGGGCAAAGGATTTCTGGAAGTCGTCGGAACAAGTATATGAAATTTTATCTAATATAGCGAGTAACATTGACCGCAGTGACGATCCAATCACAAGCGGAGAGGAACAATGCGTAAGATGGCATGGAGAATTAGAAGCAGAAGATGGGGCGCCAGTTATCAGGATACTCAAGCCTGGGGAAACTGATGAATGCCAAACCTATGTAAATAGAATATTAGCATTTCTATACGCGGACGATGAGAGTTTCCTGGAACTACAGAAAAAGCCGCCTGTAGCATTCAAGAATGTCTGCGAGGATCctatttgtattaatttgaCACATATCTCTTTagaagaataa
- a CDS encoding hypothetical protein (with a signal peptide, 2 cryptosporidium paralogs; transcripts identified by EST) → MKFSKYSKISLGLLAGAFATATSVFSHPVYISEWASEIRSIVASKNLKIEAPEQLEQVLLSGINFDSFDASCSALLQKVIKEISFDSTPLNLESALDICAVINPWNSMECSGITGVTASYARSLQEFVRIRDSSKGDLRAACLVASAIAPGRPFAPLIKGSIKSKCQEVCSGPLSKSISAIDPSFCSLSIDLCNSVDFSLYAAFSSFNERELGIAVAVSVLLSEGSAGLRTSFREGCRFVHFLKNKGSLPTASSEVSESDLLSNISEFYRSKLVESGLLPATDSNLRSGDAVFLKVLNSQVARAIITVLEAQIPKKQADVRPKKPTIASTHITSSEVSPLSEASDSLSTEVKIQSFTETGQTSTSPVLESWFETIKQSIKKGTKDIDREFDDALNKAIARFDPSSVYFSCVSELKRFSLGSHRRITEACRKIDPFSHVKCQKLNHFELMAMIKLREELEKHGRDIVVDLRDLCTVASKMSMESFLRTRDEELSSMCIRTLKKSSFKSKYPISERGIKKACIKFDYFRTSSCGNLVSNYPEKVNFVLSLASNMFDKRTDKERLQIIRESEFSTPSYADICNSVERVPVETVEECIFELRDSLSKFKSIASLLNIEGACIASLEETPFGRYPHYPHYPPYPDTQFDRYPQSIYPGHLHRPVIPKKSVRRFYKDIEFQPQFPSQHWLRTELPDILEQRAPFLEQEYSESRKGYYKDQEGRPVYHDGYRYRLNGNWYVKLGEMWYIDNSSSLDFIKISPGDPRHSNYPLSFYEKSPSDPKGPLRRKSFATYLSPQSSYYYPGSSNYLYTLYGKRPGQGYYPTGAHHPFYSKCEKCHNWIPYGHAHEHDAVQMKKSLSRFEEKLPSTKDESAIGGGYVTVTNEYDGDGKLIVKTVEKTALPEANPPQGKREVGVQVG, encoded by the coding sequence ATGAAGTTTTCTAAGTACTCTAAGATTTCCCTTGGTTTGTTAGCCGGTGCATTTGCAACAGCTACTTCCGTATTTAGTCATCCAGTATACATTTCAGAATGGGCTTCTGAAATTAGAAGCATTGTAGCTAGTAAAAATCTTAAAATCGAGGCCCCTGAACAACTCGAACAAGTACTTCTCAGTGGAATTAACTTTGATAGTTTTGATGCCTCTTGCTCTGCATTATTACAGAAAGTTATCAAAGAGATAAGTTTTGATTCAACACCCTTAAACTTGGAATCCGCTTTGGACATCTGTGCTGTAATCAACCCATGGAATTCCATGGAATGTAGTGGTATTACTGGAGTTACAGCTTCATATGCCAGATCTCTTCAAGAGTTTGTTCGCATTAGAGATAGCTCAAAAGGTGATTTAAGAGCTGCTTGTTTGGTTGCATCCGCGATTGCACCAGGAAGACCATTCGCTCCTTTAATTAAGGGTTCTATTAAATCAAAGTGCCAAGAAGTTTGCTCGGGACCTCTTTCAAAGTCAATCTCCGCAATTGACCCATCATTCTGTAGTTTGTCTATTGACTTGTGCAATTCAGTTGACTTCTCCCTATATGCCGCTTTCAGTTCCTTCAACGAGAGAGAGCTTGGTATTGCAGTCGCAGTGTCAGTACTGTTATCTGAGGGAAGTGCCGGACTTAGAACATCTTTCCGCGAGGGATGCAGATTCGTCCACTTCCTTAAGAACAAGGGATCATTACCAACTGCATCATCAGAGGTCTCAGAGTCTGacttattatcaaatatttcgGAGTTCTATAGATCCAAACTCGTTGAATCTGGTTTGTTGCCTGCAACCGACTCTAATTTAAGATCAGGCGATGCAGTCTTCTTAAAAGTTTTGAACTCACAGGTTGCTAGAGCAATCATAACTGTCCTTGAAGCACAAATCCCAAAGAAGCAAGCTGATGTCAGACCAAAGAAACCTACAATAGCCAGCACCCACATCACCTCTTCTGAGGTTTCACCATTATCTGAAGCTTCAGATTCATTATCCACCGAAGTCAAGATACAGTCTTTCACTGAGACTGGACAGACTTCTACCTCTCCAGTTTTAGAATCATGGTTTGAAACCATTAAGCAATCAATCAAGAAAGGTACAAAGGACATTGATAGAGAGTTCGATGATGCCCTTAATAAAGCAATTGCGCGTTTCGATCCCTCTTCAGTGTATTTCTCATGTGTCTCTGAATTGAAGAGATTCAGTTTGGGTTCTCATAGAAGAATAACTGAAGCATGCCGCAAGATTGATCCATTCTCCCACGTTAAGTGTCAGAAGCTTAACCATTTTGAACTTATGGCCATGATCAAACTGAGAGAGGAACTCGAGAAGCATGGAAGAGATATTGTTGTCGATCTCAGGGACTTGTGCACTGTTGCTTCCAAGATGTCTATGGAATCTTTCCTTAGAACAAGAGATGAGGAGCTTTCTAGCATGTGCATTAGAACACTTAAAAAGAGTAGCTTCAAGAGTAAGTATCCCATTTCTGAAAGAGGAATTAAGAAGGCATGTATCAAGTTTGATTACTTCAGAACCTCTTCTTGTGGTAATTTAGTGTCTAACTACCCAGAAAAAGTCAACTTCGTCTTATCTCTTGCAAGTAACATGTTTGACAAGAGAACTGACAAGGAGCGTCTCCAGATTATTAGAGAATCTGAATTCAGCACTCCTTCTTATGCTGATATTTGTAATTCAGTTGAAAGAGTTCCAGTTGAAACTGTTGAAGAGTGCATATTCGAACTCAGAGACTCACTATCTAAGTTCAAATCCATTGCATCTTTACTCAACATTGAGGGTGCATGCATTGCTTCATTAGAGGAAACTCCATTCGGTCGTTACCCACATTACCCACATTACCCACCTTACCCGGATACTCAGTTTGACCGCTATCCACAATCAATTTACCCAGGTCACTTACACCGCCCTGTGATCCCAAAGAAGTCTGTTAGAAGATTCTATAAGGATATCGAGTTCCAACCACAATTTCCCTCTCAACATTGGCTCAGAACAGAGCTCCCAGACATTTTGGAACAACGTGCACCTTTCTTAGAACAGGAATATTCTGAATCCAGAAAGGGTTACTACAAGGATCAAGAAGGCAGGCCTGTATATCATGATGGTTACAGATACAGACTTAATGGCAATTGGTACGTCAAGCTTGGCGAAATGTGGTATATCGACAATTCCTCCTCTTTGgattttatcaaaatttcaCCAGGCGACCCAAGACACAGTAATTACCCGCTTTCTTTCTATGAGAAATCTCCATCTGATCCTAAGGGCCCATTAAGGAGAAAATCTTTTGCAACATACCTTTCTCCACAATCATCTTATTACTATCCTGGAAGTAGCAATTATCTTTATACACTCTATGGTAAGCGTCCAGGTCAAGGATATTATCCTACAGGTGCTCACCATCCATTCTACAGTAAATGTGAAAAGTGTCACAATTGGATCCCATATGGACACGCACATGAACATGATGCAGTACAAATGAAAAAGTCTCTTTCTCGCTTCGAAGAGAAGCTCCCATCAACGAAAGATGAATCTGCGATTGGAGGCGGCTACGTTACAGTTACTAATGAATATGATGGAGATGGGAAACTTATTGTTAAGACAGTGGAGAAAACTGCGTTACCTGAAGCAAATCCACCCCAAGGCAAGCGCGAGGTTGGCGTTCAAGTTGGATAA